The Castanea sativa cultivar Marrone di Chiusa Pesio chromosome 11, ASM4071231v1 genome contains a region encoding:
- the LOC142617127 gene encoding NADH dehydrogenase [ubiquinone] 1 alpha subcomplex subunit 6, whose product MSFTRRAVKVPPNSASLEEARHRVIDFFRTACRSIPSIIDIYNLDEVATVSELRSSVAAQIRKNSHITNIKVIDMLLLKGVEEFNNIVEHAKQRHHIIGQYVVGQKGLVLDSGTKDQGDSNFLKNFYNSNYF is encoded by the exons ATGTCGTTTACACGGCGGGCCGTGAAAGTACCACCGAACTCAGCGAGTTTGGAGGAAGCGAGGCACCGAGTTATCGATTTCTTCAGAACAGCGTGCCGATCCATCCCATCCATCATCGACATCTACAACCTCGACGAAGTCGCTACCGTCTCCGAGCTCCGCTCCTCCGTCGCCGCTCAGATTCGCAAGAATTCTCACATCACCAACATCAAg GTGATTGATATGTTGCTGCTCAAGGGAGTTGAAGAGTTCAACAACATAGTGGAGCACGCTAAGCAGCGGCATCATATAATTGGCCAGTATGTGGTGGGTCAAAAAGGGCTTGTGCTGGATTCGGGCACCAAGGATCAAGGCGACTCTAACTTTCTCAAAAATTTCTACAACAGCAACTACTTTTGA